The DNA region tttccaaatcctttttgagctcttccatggcctagttcatgtttttcttggaggcttttgttgtaggctctttgactttgttgacttcttctggctgtatgtttggtcttctttgtcagcaaagaaagattccaaagtctgagactgaatctgggtgcgttttcgctgcctggccatgttcccaggcaacttatttgacccttgagtttttcagcggggtatgactggttgtagagtaaagagtactatgttccaagcttgaggggatgcaccgttgatttcagagctatttctatacagccagctctgccacaccagcactcctccttccccaagaaccccccaacccggactggacttagatcttcagcaggctctgcactcctgctctaatctgccacttaattcctcccaccaggtgggcctggggccagaagcaacttcagctgtagttctgtagctgccccacctcccctgctcccggggtggtggcttttcccactaaccttctctgttgtctttggtgtttgtgggttgagaagtctggtaactgttgcagctcactgattcagggcgctagggcctgttccgcctggctcctggtctggttggtccgcgctgcccactctggactctgctctgctccgctctcatcagatttgacctgaggagggaataccatacacactcaattgggtatcttaccccacaggaaaggaggaagaagatgaaaaagggaggatgatagaagggagggcagatggggaaggaggtaatcaaaaacaaacactttccaaaagggacagggtcaagggagaaaattcaataaaggggtataggttaggaaggagcaaaatatagttagtctttcacaacatgagtgttgtggaagggttttacataatgatacacatgtggcctatgttgaattgcttgccttcttggggagggttggtgggaagggaagagaggagagaatttggaactcaaagtttttaaaaacagatgttcaaaaacaaacaaaaaaaatgtttttgcatgcaactaggaaataagatacaccggcaatggggcgtagaaatttatcttgccctacaggaaaggaagggaaaagggaatgggaggggagtggggtgacagaagggagggctgactggggaatggggcaaccagaatatataccatcttggagtgggagagagggtagaaatggggagaaaatttgtaattcaaactcttgtgaaaatcaatgctgaaaactaaatatattaaataaatttaataaagttactgtaaacactattaaaagaaaaaagaaatttggaactataactTGAAATTCACCACACTGTGCAcatatgccctttgacctagtgatatACTAGTATTAGGCATATTCCTCAAAGAGATCAAGTAAAGAGGGAAAGAACCCAGCAGATAAAAGCACTgcttgttgtagcaaagaattagatacTGTATGTGTCCATCTGTTGGGAAATAGTCACACCTATTCTGGTACCCAAATAAATGGaatattgtgttgtaagaaataacTATTTTGGACCGATTCAGAGAAACCCACTAAGACATTAACTAATGTAGATTGAAATCCATAGACTTAGGACAACAGTGTATGCAATGACTACAAGGAATTTAAGAACTCCGATTATGACAGTGTCTAATCATGCTGCAGAAGATTAACGATGCTTCAAATCATGCTTTCCTCATTTTATCAGAGAGGACCGCAGCTACAGAAGAGACATCTTCAGACGTAGCTAATGGTTTCATTAGTTTTTGCTGAACTctacttatttttttcaaaagagttctctgtggggaggggggagcatcATGAGAAGATGTATTTAATAATAGTGAAACACAAAAGAAGAAAGTATCAATGAAACATTAGAAAAGTACCCAGAAGATAGCAGAAAGAAGTCCAGAAGGCAGCAAACATGATTCCTATTTATTGTATTAATATTGTGTTAAatatgcacttttaaaaaattgcacaTAATAGTTTTTTCTTCCTTGCATATCAACGTATTCATGTTTGATAtctaagttcatttttttaaatagagtacTTTCTATATGTAATGGAAGTAATTACAGTATCATTGGCTTTACTGGTCATTTAGTCTAGTCTtccttttagaaatgaaaaaactgaggcctccagagagattaagtgtaCTTGTCCACAATTAAGAAGGAGCAGAGTCAACATTCAAGCACCAGTCTTTCCACCACATTACCTTATCTCCATGTTAAAACCTTATGTATGTGTTGTTAATTATCTAAATCTCTATCCCTGACCTCTCACCTTCACTATATATTTACAAATTCCTACAAGTACTCCACTGAAATGTTCCATTATCTCCTCAAATTCATTTTGTCTATTAATTTCAAATACAAACTGGTCCCCTTCCCAGTTGCACAATTTTTATCACTGAAGCCATAATAATTCTGTTCTCCCAAACtgtctcacttaaaaaaaaatcttatcgatgtcttttgttttttaaaatcacaaagaaaaccaaagtacAAAACAACTGTATCTGAAAGAAATATTTCATCATCCATTCTCTGGGACCAAAATTActcattttaatttgaatttagcTGCAGTTgtgttattttgtttatattattctagggtgtgtgtgtgtgtgtgtgtgtgtgtgtgtgtgtgtgtgaattcctctcccttttttgtttacttcttacatttttttctttgttctctgaattCCTTGTGCTAATCACTTCTTAGGGTATAAtggtattcccttacattcagcCTCTTTGTTCAGACATTACTCGAATAATGAGTACCCTCTCTGGTTGAAATTTTTACTACAATTAACAGTGGTGCTATGAATATGTCTTTGTCATTCTTCAGGTAAATGCCTATTGTGGGTATAAACAGTTACTGATTTTCCCTCATCATTACAGATTATTTTGTAAAACAAAGTTCACAGCTTTACTAATAGCCCTAGTCCAATGAAACAAGCCATTTTTCAGCATCTGTTATGTACAAAGTAGTACTACTGTGTTCAGTACCTTGATACAGAGTCATTTGATTAGGGACCCAAAAGGTTCTTTTTCTCCTGTAGCATCAATCCAaagtctcctccctttctttcaagGTCTTTTGTAATCTGGCTGTAGTGTATCTTCTCCAAGTATTATAAACCAATTCTTCTTTGCATTCTTGCATTCACAATTATTATCATGCTCATCCTGTCATTATTGAATATCACTTGGTCTcacttattttgtatttcctttgatTCCAGGTACAATCCAATTAAGTGTAATAGACatgtgataaatatttattttagattatttttaaaggCTGTGTTTAATATTTATCTTGTCTTgtgtggatttcttttttttaggattttcaaaaatttacttttcgttttcaacattcagttccacaagcttttgaattttaaattttctccttctcctccctcctcaaaacagcgtgatataggctctacatatatattcatactaagcatattttcaaattagtcgtattgcaaagaagaattataaccaatggaatgaacctagagaaagaaaaaacaaaaaagagagagaggaaatagtatgctttgatctgcattcagactctgtaattctttctctggatgtggacaacattttccatcatgagttctttggagtggtcttagatccttgcattgctaagaagagacaagtctatcaaagttagtcatggcACAGGGTGGCTATAATTGTGTactatgttttcttggttctgctccccctcactcagcatcagttcatataagtctttacaggtttctCTAAAGTCAGCCTGCttggcatttcttatagcagagtagtgttccattacattcatataccacagtttgttcccctattccccaattgatgagcatcccctcaatttccaattcttggctatcacatatgtggatttgttttgaaCTAATTTATGGATATACTATCAATGGATATGGTTCAGTTTTTCAATTAATAGATCAGTTTAATGGTTGAACACAAATTGTCCCTTTGGTAAAGTAGCAGTTAAATTAATAGTCTTAAAGCTATGATTCTTAATACCTTTTACTCTATTTTTCATTACtctcactggagaaggaaaaaagggtcaTTTGGGATTGATGGAAATTGTCTACTTTTCCCTGTTTCCTATTTGTCCAttgctaaaaataaatgaaaaccatCTCTTAGGTTAACATTCTGATTGTAAACATTTCAGATGAATAAAGAGCTATCCCCAGAATTGGGGAAGAGCTCCAGATGGCTTGGATAATGAGGAGAACATAGACCAGGTTAGCGCAATGTGTTTAATGAGCTTTAAACTCACTATTGTAGGACTTTggtaaattttattttgcttttattaaattattttaatcctaacattatcatcatcatcaagtgGTTAACagtgcactttttaaaaatacacagccAGATTCTACGGCAACAGAAAGAGCAATTGCTAGACTAGCTACGCATCcgttactgaagaaaaaaatagatgcaCTAAAAGGTATGAATTAAATTCTTTCAcagttcatatgtatatatatatatatataatcatgttctatttggaaatatttctttttataaatataaatgaacttTATGATTTATTTCAAATCAGACTGTTTCCAAATGATTCTAATGGCTGaagtctataattttttttttctaaaatcccaTACTTTACTGATAGTGATCGATAAATAGCTACAGGCATTCAGTGTAACATTGAGTAGCATTGTTTTGCTTAATATGAGTGTAATTAATGCACTATTGCTTTTGACTGACATAATCACATCAATTTGTGTATATCACAATCATATGTGAAGTATATAAAATCTTatgtttttcaaaattaaataaattgaaaagatATGATGGTATCTAGAACTGGCATTAATGGTTGAAGAATTTACCTTTTTTCCTGTTGTCTCAGTTATTTCTATGAAAATTGAAATGCAGTTCTGTTTGATTTAAACTCTGTCAAGTTTGAACCCTTCACTTGTGTCTCTTTACTTAAACAGAATTGTAGacattttttccataaaatttaAAGATTTCATCGAATAGGTTTGAGTATGTGTATAAAGTGTTTTCCAAATTCAAGAAACTTACTTTCTGCCTTATTTCTGACCCATATCATATGTCTGATATACTGCCCTATTCTAAGTAATGTAAAAAGTATTCGACCTTTGAAGTTTTATAATGTATGTATTTCAAATTACTTGTTTTACTTTTCTGTAGCTGCTGTCAAAGCATTTAAAGATTCAAGACAGATTATTACTGAAGTTGAATCATTGAAGGATTCTTCAGAAGAAAACTACAGTGAGAAGACAGGGGTAAAGCAGAGCTCTGCTGGCAATTTGAATAAATTCAAGCACCAAGAAAATACagtaataaaggaagaaaatgttaaaacgTTACCAAAGAAGCCAAacacacttgaaaaaaaaatgagtaaaatggAAGACAAGCAGAAAACAGGGATTCCTCCACATGTGGCATTAAAACCTTCTCAGGAGCCTGCTTTGATTGCTTTAGAAAcccaaaatacagaaaagagaaatcttgCCATCACCACCAAGACAAATAGAACAAAAATTTCTACCATCATCACTAATGATGGCAGTGATGTGGAAGAACagagtgaaggagagaaggaatatTTCGATGATAGCACAGAAGAAAGATTTTATAAACAGTCTTCACTCTCTGAAGatagtgatagtgatgatgatttCTTTATTGGGAAAGTTAAGAGGaccagaaggaaggaaaatagttGCTATTCTTCAGTTAAGGACCAAAAGACTTCCCAAAAAGTATCACCCGAAAAAGAAAAGCTTGAGAGACTGGAAAGTATGGAGAAAATGAGGCCAGTTACAAAAGCCAGGAAGCTAGaatcaacatttttttcttctttatctgaaTCCAGAAGGACAAGAAGGTAAAGCCATTTTCCTCTAATGAAATAACAATCAGaattctctttgttttatttagacACAACTGCACAAATAAATAGTATTAGCAAATTGTATGAATGTTAAAAGTCCACATTTCATGGGAGATTCTGTTTTAGGTACTTAATACCAAATATATGCTAGCACATCCCCTTTGTACAATTTTCCTCTGTCATTTTTCCAGTCATTTCTATGGAATTATTTATATTACAGTAACGTATGCAGGTAAGTATTCAATAGTGTCTCAGTTATCCAGCATCATTATAAGAGAATTTTTCAGATAACCTTAGCCCTTTAAATAcccaaacttttaaaattctgtttataGTGAAAACCTTTGTAAAATGTGCTAAATGTTTACTTTGCCTTCTTCAAGAGTGTATACTGAGcagaatttaaaacatttttataaatcaaGGTCTTCATTATAAACATCAGTTATTGCAAGTGTGTTACGAGAAAGGGCCTGATGTAAAGTTCTACTCCTATGCCTCATTGTGGCAATGACATTACCTTGGGTGAAACCATATTTGTCACAGAAAGTTATCTTAGCATTTGCTAGTACTTTGCCTCAAGTCATCATTTTTtaatgcctcatcatggcatgaaGGTGACCTGGGGTTCTGGAGGCCATGCCAGCAGAGCACATGCTCTGGCAACTGCTTCTTCTGGAAAGGCTTCTACTATATAGGTGACAGACAGCATGAAATTGTATGTTCTTCTAAGGGAATAATGCATCAATGAAAATATAGATCTTTTAAAAGTGAAGTAATGCGAAGATGACAGATTATTGAGTTAGGTAAATGCTGTTCCCCCTTACCATATTAAGTGACTTCTGACTGCAGATTATTGATTGTGCTAAtatcatttcttaatatttcagCTTCTACCAACTCCCCCTTTCATATTGTTTTTAATCTGCTGTCTTATTGTAACATATGAGAAAACCAGATAGCATTTGTTACATCATTGATTTTCCCATGCAGTTCTATGGCCCCTTCAAAGTTGATGGTGATGCCATTCTTCCCTGCATATGAACTTTGTTAGAGCTGCTTTTCTTAGgagttttatttctcttaattcaAGGTTCAAGAGTGTTCTCTGAATGGGAAAGATTCCAAAACTGGAAAAGTGTGGCATGACACACTGTATGTTAactattcttgggagttttttaATGGAAGGATGAAGAGGTAGTGTGCATAGTGGATAGGATACtcactgaacctggaatcaggaaaactcccCTCCAAACCCACTTctgcacttagtagctgtgtgaccctgggcaagtcagataGCCTCTcatgcttcaattttctcatctctaacatATCAGGGTTATATTTGCTGGTCTTCTAAAGaaactttcagttctaaatctatcataTAAAATATCTTTGCCTTCCATTTATCTCATAAGCCTATCTCACTTTTGAGACAAATAGCAAGCCAGAAATTCAGAGGCAtcatttgaaattattttctaaactGAAAATAGCATACTACCTAATTGTagttgttttcttggtgttagttGTGACCAGTCATACTACCTTCTCCCTCCTGTGTTCTGTCACATTCCCCAAAATATGAACAGCAAGTTAGGAATGTCCTTTACATATGAACAACCTCCCTGACAACTTCCTGCTATGGCAGGGGACTTTGCTTCTTGCCAAGAGACTGTCTGTGACTGTAATGGGAGATGTGGTGCTGGCATGCCATTCCACTTCTAACTCAAAACATATgttcccctttaaaaaaagtaaaactacTATAAATGATAGTTTCCCAGACCAttctgttcacacacacacacgcaaaactAAACCTATATTGTAGCTCAAAGGCTATGTAGTCTCAGCAGTGTTGCTTTTCTAGTTCATTTATTGGTGTTTTCTTAGAGGAAAGGGAACAATTATAGCCATAGTATTTCAGCTAAAATACCGTATTACTAATATAGCACTAAATACTCATATTCCAGTTATCATATTTCAGTATTAACTGCTGTAGTAGAACCATAGTACATGTTTTGTATTAAATAGACTTAGGGACATAGCCTGGGATCCTAAGTGTTATCTATAACATTGCTTATATGGAAAAATGAATTTCATGTTACCAATCGTGGTATGCCATGAAACAATTACTGATCTAGCAGTGGAGACCTAGATTTGACTCCTtgctctgacacacacacacacacacacagagtctctctctctctctctctctctcacacacacacacacacactctcagtctctctctttctcacacacacacacacacacatacacacacacacagtctgtgTAAGCacaggcaagtcctttaacctcatAGACTCAATTTCTATATAAgcaaaaataaggataataaaactTGTCCCTACCTGCCTCCTAGGctctataaatgtgaattatgcCTTCTCCTGTACTACATGTTTTAAAATATGGAAGAATTGTTTGAGTTTTTAAGAATATATGAAAAACAAGATAACTACATTTTAATACTAGAAAGAAATAAATATGATTTTTCCCAATCTTGCCATAACAATGAAAATCTTTTTGTTGAATCACCTAGCAGTCTTAAAATTCCTTGGCTTTTGCTTCACTCCCCATAGTTAACTTTGAAGAATTGTtaaaaacaggattttgtattgcCTTACATTCAACATTTTGTGATCATTTTTGTTAacgcatatattttaaaaatcctagctctttatttttttctttaaaatgatcttttttttttcttttagaaatgccAGAGAACAGCTTCCTAAAAACAGAATTCCAGGTATGTATGGATTAGTCTACACCTAGGTAAAGTGACAGTAAAAAATCTCAGTGGCTCAAAAGGCAAAGTGTAGTTTTATTTGTTTCACTTTGATTTTGTTGAAAAGTGTGActgttactaaaaaaaaatagtatgcatAAAAATCCCAGTGTTTTGATTTGTTACGGAAATTATTCACTTGCTCTTACCTCATAGTAAGAATAATGTATTTGGTACTAAATATTTGGGAATAAGTTTTGTGTTCTTTATCATTTATGTGATTACATTTGCATTtgactgaatgacctctaaggtcccttctgtctGTAAaggttttaattttaatattatttgacACAAAATATATATCGTATAGCCTTCGTGCTTTTTGTTTTGTCCTGCCACCTCATTTTGGCATGGATAAGAATGCTTCTTTTTGGatggatttatttttcctttaagtaaAAAAGATTTGAGGAATAAAGTTGTCATGTATAGGGTTAAGCATCTCTAGGCCGATGCCCTTTTTTGTAATGGTGATTAAAGGAAAATGGAGTGATGACCAACAGACTTTTTAGATCACTCTTAGGACTTCCAGAGTCTAGTTGACACCTTTTCAGCATTATTTCATAATATTGCAGCCATTCTCACCCTGTTTTTTCAACCTCcatgcacttttttttaaaaaatgtttttatttaaagttttgagttccaaattctgtccctccctccaccttcccTGAGAcgataagcaatcagatataggttatatatgtgcagttatgtaaaacatttccatattactcatgctGTATTagaagactagaataaaagaaaaaaatgaaagaaagtgaaaataggatGCTTCGGTCTGTTTTCAGTCAAtaccaattctttctttggaggcagatagtattcttcatcattagtcctttgggattgtcttagatcattgtattgctgagaataactaagtcattcacaattcttcattaaacagtattgctgttgctgtgtacagcattctcctggttctgttcactatgCATCAGGGTCGTACATCTGGTGACTGGAAGGCTAATGGTGCCCTCATCAGAAATGGGAACATCAGAAGAAGGGTGGTTTTGTGGATAAAGATTAAGAGTTCTGCTTT from Trichosurus vulpecula isolate mTriVul1 chromosome 1, mTriVul1.pri, whole genome shotgun sequence includes:
- the SRFBP1 gene encoding serum response factor-binding protein 1, whose protein sequence is MAQTGILNLNNEVVKLRKEVKRTRVLVIRRLTRHLAKLKSKKGTEDLLSKNQRRTQRLLEEIHAMKDVKPDEVTKSALDDDINFEEICRKPDSTATERAIARLATHPLLKKKIDALKAAVKAFKDSRQIITEVESLKDSSEENYSEKTGVKQSSAGNLNKFKHQENTVIKEENVKTLPKKPNTLEKKMSKMEDKQKTGIPPHVALKPSQEPALIALETQNTEKRNLAITTKTNRTKISTIITNDGSDVEEQSEGEKEYFDDSTEERFYKQSSLSEDSDSDDDFFIGKVKRTRRKENSCYSSVKDQKTSQKVSPEKEKLERLESMEKMRPVTKARKLESTFFSSLSESRRTRRNAREQLPKNRIPAFQQNEPQIKNHLDRTVYTRPENKKQQLQQPLHPSWEASRKRKEQMSKIAVFQGKKITFDED